The stretch of DNA TGTAGGAGAAGCCTTGCGACGCTTCGGTATCGGAGAACGGTATTACCGGCGATTTCTTGTTGAACAGGCCATTGACGACGGAGCCTGGGAACATTTCGATGGAGTTGTTGAACAGTTCGACGTTGCGGTTGTAGATGGTGATGGCCGCGCCGACGTTTTCTTGTTGTTCGGTAATTTCACGCATCATGTTGTTCGCCGATTCAGATGCTTTCAGGTCAGGGTATGCCTCGAAGGTGACGCGCAAGCCACCCATAAGCTCCCTTGAAGCGGTTTCTACTGTCGCGAGGGCATTGCCGTCCGCTCCAGCAGGCAGGCTGTGGATCGCGCTGCGCAGGCCGGCGATTTTTTCGAGGAGGCTGGACTCGAAGACCATGAAGTCTGCGAGCACTTTTTGCAGTTGGTCGAGCACCTTTGTCTTCTGGCGTTCGTACACGAGGACGTCCGACCAGGCACGTTGAACTCGGTTGTGACCGCCAACAATGCCGTTATAGATGACGACGCCCGCTACGATGATGACTACAGCGATAACAATGGCGAGGGTGAGTGTAGTGTCCATGTCTTACTTCTCTTGGCGGCTTGTTAGGGGAGAGGCGGCAAAGTTGTCATCGTGCAGTTCACCGAGTGCATGGCTCCATTGGAGTGCAGACACCAGGCCCGGCAGTTCGACACCCGCAGCAATTTCTGCGTAAAACTCGTTGGGCGAAGACAGCGAGTATTGAGTACCGTAAGTGAGCAGATCGCTGTTGGCGAAGCTGAGGCAGAGTTTTCCACTGTCGGCGAACTCCAGGTTCGGAACCTTGAGTACGTTGAATACCTTCAACAAGTGCAGCACCGTCGAAGGTTTGATGAACTTCGCACAGGTCATCTCGCTGCGCCCGGTCAAACGAAACGCTTTATTAAAATCCGGAGACGCCGTGTCCATGCGGCTCGGATAGTCGTTTTGTGATTGCCCGTCAGTTCTGACCGATACGCCGGTGACCCACGGAAAGTCGATGACCAGACTGTAGCGGTCGTAGTGGTCATACACCACTCGAGTCTCTGTTTTGGTGCCTCCCTTGCCGTCGTTAACAGTGGTTTTTACCTTT from Pseudomonas sp. P8_229 encodes:
- a CDS encoding LemA family protein, with amino-acid sequence MDTTLTLAIVIAVVIIVAGVVIYNGIVGGHNRVQRAWSDVLVYERQKTKVLDQLQKVLADFMVFESSLLEKIAGLRSAIHSLPAGADGNALATVETASRELMGGLRVTFEAYPDLKASESANNMMREITEQQENVGAAITIYNRNVELFNNSIEMFPGSVVNGLFNKKSPVIPFSDTEASQGFSYTPNF